In the Acropora muricata isolate sample 2 chromosome 10, ASM3666990v1, whole genome shotgun sequence genome, one interval contains:
- the LOC136888042 gene encoding heparan sulfate 2-O-sulfotransferase 1-like, with protein MLCSRAISIITRMIVNKCIVVCFFIALVILEVQILRSNAPSQNQRENDQTNSLQVDPLRLRGLSFSNMQKSSIEGEASESRRQIEDDDDLVIFYNRVPKTGSTSFVGVVYDLCGRNKFHAIHLNVSRNMHVMSVPDQMLFAYNITSWWRKMPAVYHGHLAYVEFERFSLRNRPLYINIVRKPLDRLVSYYYFLRFGDTFRPYLRRNKQGDKETFDECVQRGNPDCKPEKLWLQIPFFCGHAPQCWSPGNKWALEHAKRNLVEKYLLVGITEEIGDFIAILEATVPRIFKGATKLFMEGGKSHLRKTASKKPLERATIEHFEQSKIWKMENEFYEFANKVFQTAKKRALTTRRGMLEALPQQFFYEKIRPKNAK; from the exons ATGCTTTGTTCAAGAGCCATTTCAATTATCACGAGAATGATCGTAAACAAATGCATAGTAGTCTGTTTTTTTATTGCGCTGGTTATTCTTGAAGTCCAAATTTTGCGTTCGAATGCTCCTTCGCAAAACCAACGTGAAAACG aCCAAACCAATTCTTTGCAAGTTGATCCTTTGAGATTGAGAGGCTTGTCATTCAGCAACATGCAAAAG TCTTCCATTGAAGGAGAAGCATCTGAATCAAGAAGACAAattgaagatgatgatgacttAGTAATTTTTTATAATAGAGTCCCTAAAACAGGAAGCACATCTTTTGTGGGTGTTGTTTATGACCTTTGTGGCAGAAACAAGTTCCATGCCATTCATCTGAATGTATCACGCAATATGCATGTGATGTCGGTACCTGATCAAATGCTTTTTGCTTACAACATAACATCTTGGTGGCGAAAGATGCCTGCAGTTTATCATGGACACCTTGCCTatgttgaatttgaaagattttctctGAGAAACAGACCACTGTACATTAACATTGTTCGGAAGCCTCTGGACAGACTTGTGTCATATTATTACTTCTTAAGGTTTGGTGATACTTTTAGACCTTATCTTCGGAGAAATAAGCAAGGAGACAAGGAG aCATTTGATGAATGCGTGCAAAGAGGGAACCCAGATTGCAAACCTGAAAAACTTTGGCTTCAAATCCCTTTTTTCTGTGGCCATGCACCGCAGTGCTG GTCTCCTGGAAACAAGTGGGCGTTGGAGCATGCGAAACGAAATTTAGTTGAAAAGTACTTATTGGTAGGAATAACTGAGGAAATTGGTGATTTTATTGCCATTTTAGAAGCCACTGTTCCAAGGATATTTAAAGGGGCGACAAAATTATTTATGGAAG GTGGAAAGTCGCATCTTCGAAAAACAGCGTCAAAAAAACCATTGGAGCGAGCAACAATAGAGCACTTTGAGCAGTCAAAAATAtggaaaatggaaaatgaatTTTACGAATTCGCGAATAAGGTTTTTCAAACCGCCAAAAAGAGAGCGCTGACGACAAGGAGAGGGATGCTGGAAGCCTTACCACAACAATTTTTCTACGAAAAAATAAGACCGAAAAATGCGAAATAA